GCTGGTCGAGCTCGCGGGCGTCGGGCTCCGGTGCCACGCGCTGGGCCAAGGTCAGGAGCTCGTCGGTCATCTCGCCCGGGGCCGAGACCACCACGACCACGGCCCGGCCGCGGCCACGGGCCGTGATGGCCCGGTCGGCGGCGAGCTGGATCTTCTCGGGGTCCGCGACCGAGGTCCCGCCGAACTTCATGACCAGTATGCGCATGGGTGCCGCCGAGTCATTCTACCAAATGGGGGGGGGCGGGCCGGCTCGCTGGGAAGGTCCCGGCGTCAGCGCAGGGCCTCGGCGAGCGTGCAAGCCTCTTCGATCTTCGCCAGAAGCTCGGTCCAGGAGGCGACGGCCTTGTCCTTCCAGGCCGCCTCCTCCGCGTCCTTGGGAGAAAAGTCCTTGAGTTTGTCGAGATGCTTCCTGAGGATGTCGCGCGCGTACCGCAGATCCGCCGCGACGAAGCCGGCGTAATTCGTGTTGTCGATATGCTCGGCGACCGCGTCCATGTCCTTGACGGCCTCGGTCAGATATCCCGCGTGGGAATGGCGGGCATAGCCGACCCCAGGGGTCAAGCGCAGGGTGCCGTCCGTCCCCATGTGCGCCCCAGGCTGGATGCCGAAGTCGATGCCGGAGTGCTCGGGCTCGGCCATCCTCTCGAAAACCGTCTTGACCGCCAGGCCGTAGCCCCAGCGGTCGAGCTTTAAACGCGCGGCGATCGGATCGTTCTGATATTGCGCCGTCAGTCGAGCGGCCTGGGCCTGCGCCTCGACGGCGAGACCCTTGAGGCGGGAGGCCTTCATCTGGCGGGAGGACGCAGCGGCGGCGTTCGAGACGTCCCGGACCTGGGCGTCCCAGGACTGGGCCGCCAGAGGCAGCGACAGGCAGGCGGCGACGGCAAGGGAGGATAGCATCACCCTGATTGTAGCCTGATCCCCTCGGCCGCGCCTGAAGCGGAGGGCCTACCCCGACCTCGGCTTTTGGCCCAGCGCGAATGGGACAGCCGTGGAGCGGAAGTCCTATGGCGGCTGGGCCTGTCGGCCCGGCGTCCCGCGGCGCCGGCGCGCGCGCGCGCCGGCGCCGCGCAAGCGGCCGGGGGCCTCTCGTCGATACCGGGTGGAATCGCCTAGGTCTTTGGACCTATTTTGTAGTGGGTCCATTGGTCCGTTCGGCGGGACCGAAGGGCCTATAGTGGAAATCCGGGGGCGTGATAAAATCTCTTCCATGCTCAGTAAGGAGGTAGGGGGAATGAAGAGACTTTCATCCATTCTGTTGCTGGCCGTGGTGATGCTGGCCGCTTGCGGCGAGGAGACGCGCGACGGACTGCTGACTTTGGCGGGCTCGGGCCCGCTGAAGATCACCGACCAGAGCGGCAAGGTCGTGGAGTTCTTGGCCGGACCGACCAAGGTCGTGTTCTCCGCCGACAACTCCCGCAAGTTCACGGTGACGGTCAGCCAGGGCCAGGACAAGCAGGCCAAGTTCTCCGGACAGGCCCCGGTCAGCGACGGCTGGAACTTCACTCTGCGCGGCAAGGACATCGGCCAGCAGGTGGATCTGGCCAGCAGCCGCAATGTCGAGTTCGTGGGCCGGACGTGGCGGACCATGCGCGACGGCATGCCCTGCGGCTTCAACGGCCGCATGGTCGTCGAGGACACGTATCAGGCCTGCAACGAGGACTGGCGCGTGGGCTTCTCCGACAGCTTGAACACGCTGCCGGTCGCCTCCTTCCGCGCGCAGCGCAACAACCAGACCTGCCTCATCGACTCCCGCGACCTCTACTGCCGCGACTACGGACCGAACCCGTACTATCCGCCGATCCCGCACCCGCACCGCCTGCAGTCGGCTCAGGATTCCGTCAGCAAGCTCAGCGACCTGGGCGTCGGCGGCATCAAGTTCGACTAAGGCTTCCGGCCCGGAAATTCACCGGCCACCGCGGACGAATCGCGGTGGCCGGTGCCTTTTTAGCGCCGCCCCGCATCGAGCCGCGCCAAGGCGGCGAGGGCCTGCTTCTGATGGGGGTACTGGGCCGTAGCGAGGACGGCGCGCCACTCGGCGGAGTCCGGGCCCAGGCGCTGCCGCACGGCCGCCAGAAGCTCCGCCGCGGGAAAGCCCGTCATCTCCGACCTCTCCGGGCTCAGGTACTGGCCTATGGGGCCCCAGGGGCTCGTCGGGGCGAAGCCGCCCGCGTCCACGAGCACCCAGCCGCTTTTGGTCCAGTAGAGGTTGCCCATGTTGAGGTCCGCGGTGTGCCCGATGCGCACCAGCCGGACCATGAGCTCGACCAGGCCCGCCCTCTGCTCGGCGCTCAAGCGGCCGGCCTCGTGCATGGGCGTGCCCACCACAAGGTCCTTGACCAAAGCCAGGCCGTCGGCGCTGGCCGCGCGCAGCGCGGCGTGAGGGATGTCGGTCTTGGACATGGCGGCCAGCGCCGCGGCCTCGGCCCCGAAGACCTCGATGTCCTTGAGCTCGGGGGCGATGAGCTTGACCACCAGGTCCCGGCCTTTGACGCGGTAGACCCAGGCCGAGGTCCCTTCGCCGAGCTTCTCTGCGAGCTCGTAGGTCTGCCCCGCGATGCGGACCCGGTCCCCGGTCTGGCCCGGCCAGGCGGGGATGTCGTCCGGCGGCAGGGCGAGGACGGGTCCATCGAAGAGCTCGCCGTCAGCGCGAGCATCCTCGGGGGACCGCTCCGGGCCGACGGCCGGTCCGGCGGGCGCTTCGGGAGGCGGTATCGCCGGGGCTCCGGGCGCCGGCTCCGCCAGGACCGGTCCCAGGGGCGCGACGGTCTCGGGGGCAAGGACGGCCGGGACTGGCGAGAATGCGGGAGCGACGAGCGGGCTGGGCGTCAGCGAGAACTGCGCCTGCGGCGCCAGAAGAGGCTGGGATAGCGGCGCGGCGAGCTGGACCGTGGGGACGACCTGGGGAATGGCGCGCGCCTCGACAGGAGCCACTTCGAAGCGCGCGGCCTGCGCCGCGGGGGCCCAGAGCGTCCAGAGCAGAAGGAGGCGAAGCATGCCCGGGTAGTTTAGCCCCAAGACGTCGTCGGCGCAAGGCCGCCCGGAAGACTTGACTTCGTTTTGAGCCCGGGGAGCTAACATATGAGCGGCGGGGGGGAGGGAGACTGATATGTATATCCTGGTGACGCATCAGATCAAGGATGCCAAGGCGTTCTTCGAGAAGGGCTCGTCGCTGGTCAAGAAGGTGCCGCAAGGCCTCACCCCCCATCTGTTCCTCCCGGACAAGAAGATGAGCTCGGCCATCTGCGTGTGGGAAGCCGACTCGGTGGACCGGCTGCAGAACTACATGGACAAGGAGCTGGGCCTGTGCAGCGTCAACGAATGCACCGAGATCGACGCCGCCAAGGCCATGGGCCTGGAACTCCTGGCCTCGGCGCCGGCGGTGTGATGCGGCCACTCCTGTCCGGGGAAAATCCGTCGCGCGACGCACCAAGCCCTGATGAAACAGCCTCCGGTCGGGATTGTCCGACGAGAAATCGGCAGCAGGCCTCGTTGAATCGGCTTGCGCGGTTTTACAGCCTGTCCCGAGACATCATCCCGGCGTTGGCCCGCGCCGGCGATACCGGCTGTGGCCGTTGACAACCCCGATGGGTCCTGCGAGTTGCGGCGGGGTGCATCGCACAGAGAACCCTGTCGGGCCCAGGATCGTCGCAGGTCGGTTCCGCTCCGAGAGACTCAGAGAACGGCCAGGCAAGCTTCTTTGACTTTCCCCGGACAGCTCTGGATGCGGCACCGGTGCATGCTGAAAATCCTCTCGCCACGTGTCACTCCTGCGACCCCTTGATGTATAATCGCAGGGCGCGGTGTCTTGCGACCCGGCAAAGGGGGCATCATGACTTGTTGGTTCCAAGTGGCGATCGTATCGCTGGCTTTGAGCGCCGTCGCGAGGCCCGCCATGGCCGAGACGACGGGCGCGGATGATTCCTGGCGCGGCGCCTATGCCGGCCTAGCCTCCGGCCTGAAATCCGGCGAGGCGACCTGGACGGGCCGGGAGAACAACGGCGGCACCGTCGCCCTGGACGGTCTGCCGGCCCGCGGCTACGACCTGACGGCGCTGCGCATCGGCGGCTATGGCGGCTACAACTGGCAGAGGGGGCGCTGGGTGTTCGGCCCCGAGGCCGACTTCGCCTGGAGCGACAAGACCGAGACCCGCGACTTCTTCCCGGGCTGCGGCCCGGGCTGCGGCGGCTTCACGGCTCCTCCCGGTCCCAACGATACCGCCTCGGTCAGGATGAAATGGGACGGCGGCGTGCGGGGGCGCATCGGGTATCTGGCGGGGCCCGCATGGCTGGTCTACGGCACGGGCGGACTCGCGATCCAGGACATGGAAGCGACCGGGGTCTGCTGGAACCCGACGCTCAACTCGCAATACTGCTTCGGGACGGAAGAACAGGCGCCGATCACGCGGGAAATCCTCATGTTCGGATATTCGATCGGCGCCGGCGTGGAGAGGAAGATCCGCGAGCAT
This DNA window, taken from Elusimicrobiota bacterium, encodes the following:
- a CDS encoding outer membrane beta-barrel protein, whose product is MTCWFQVAIVSLALSAVARPAMAETTGADDSWRGAYAGLASGLKSGEATWTGRENNGGTVALDGLPARGYDLTALRIGGYGGYNWQRGRWVFGPEADFAWSDKTETRDFFPGCGPGCGGFTAPPGPNDTASVRMKWDGGVRGRIGYLAGPAWLVYGTGGLAIQDMEATGVCWNPTLNSQYCFGTEEQAPITREILMFGYSIGAGVERKIREHWLLRGEYRFSDFPGVDDTMVFPPGTFGNNTYGYRLSAQTHMFTAGLGYKF